One genomic region from Halococcus qingdaonensis encodes:
- a CDS encoding MBL fold metallo-hydrolase gives MAQRERATAVHRIEFDVDWPPGHVASYLVDCERPTLVDAGMPGDDSERQLREALAAVDYELAEIDQLVLTHPHIDHIGQTNAVIAAADPTVYAPVGVRERFARDSDDLDAVVEETATRAGLTGDDHERAVGMAVESLERNRDLLPPAAVDVWVEDGNSYDIGGIPVDVLHTPGHQADHCCFTVELDGERALLAGDMAIESFRPVTLHTGLDRGVDEAIAAFYGALDRLAALDPDRVYPGHGPVHTDFEHTIERDRRSLDRLLDNTVESLDEPRTAADVVTRRTDDDDPTNLLPETVAVLAHLAARGRIEAEVVDGVRYYSR, from the coding sequence GCGAGCTATCTCGTCGACTGCGAGCGGCCGACGCTCGTCGATGCCGGCATGCCGGGCGACGACAGCGAACGCCAGCTCCGCGAGGCGCTCGCGGCCGTCGATTACGAGCTCGCGGAGATCGACCAGCTCGTCCTCACCCATCCCCACATCGACCACATCGGCCAGACCAACGCCGTGATCGCGGCGGCCGACCCCACCGTCTACGCGCCCGTCGGGGTCCGCGAGCGGTTCGCGCGCGACAGCGACGATCTCGACGCCGTCGTCGAGGAGACCGCGACGCGCGCCGGTCTGACGGGTGACGACCACGAACGGGCGGTCGGGATGGCCGTCGAATCGCTCGAACGCAATCGTGATCTCCTCCCGCCGGCCGCGGTCGACGTCTGGGTCGAGGACGGCAACTCGTACGACATCGGCGGCATCCCGGTCGACGTGCTCCACACGCCCGGCCATCAGGCAGATCACTGCTGTTTCACGGTCGAACTCGACGGCGAGCGCGCGCTCCTCGCCGGCGACATGGCCATCGAGTCGTTCCGTCCCGTCACCCTCCACACGGGGCTCGATCGTGGCGTCGACGAGGCTATCGCGGCGTTTTACGGCGCGCTCGACCGCCTCGCGGCGCTCGATCCGGATCGCGTCTACCCCGGTCACGGCCCCGTTCACACCGATTTCGAGCACACTATCGAGCGCGACCGCCGGAGCCTCGATCGACTGCTCGACAACACGGTCGAATCGCTCGACGAGCCACGGACGGCTGCCGACGTCGTCACCCGACGAACGGACGACGACGATCCCACCAATCTCCTCCCCGAGACGGTCGCGGTGCTCGCCCATCTCGCTGCAAGGGGGAGAATCGAAGCAGAGGTCGTCGACGGCGTTCGCTACTACAGCCGCTGA